A single window of Pungitius pungitius chromosome 20, fPunPun2.1, whole genome shotgun sequence DNA harbors:
- the ccdc167 gene encoding coiled-coil domain-containing protein 167 — translation MAKVKDKRREKISVATEIDRLEERRARCQDNLERAEFKSRREELSDRDRQDLEDEMTIINERVLKLDKELEALRGDNRMNMLLSVALLVVSALFYFVFFYNETGS, via the exons ATGGCTAAAGTGAAAGACAAGAGGCGAGAGAAAATCAGTGTCGCGACTGAG ATTGACCGTTTGGAGGAGCGGCGGGCGCGTTGCCAAGACAACCTGGAGAGGGCTGAGTTcaagagcaggagagaggagctcTCTGACAGGgacag GCAAGACCTGGAGGACGAAATGACTATCATCAATGAGAGAGTGCTGAAGTTAG ACAAGGAGCTGGAGGCGTTAAGGGGAGATAATCGGATGAACATGCTGCTGTCGGTCGCTCTGCTGGTTGTCAGCGCTCTCTTCTACTTTGTCTTTTTCTACAATGAAACGGGGTCATGA